A section of the Asticcacaulis sp. EMRT-3 genome encodes:
- the sppA gene encoding signal peptide peptidase SppA — protein MKQFFITFSAVVLAMLFVLVGVPVAVVSMIAAASHPKVSGDVVLSLDLRQKMTDQSTHQPLDFLTGGGLSTMDVVTTLHSAADDPHVKAVFVRLPEGGISPAAAEEIRDAFAYMRKANKPVIAHSQGLYPDTMVVASYMLGASASELWMQPRASFQVTGISTSTMFLKRAFDKYGVKAEYEQRYEFKNAVNPYLYDNYTPAHREATLGWMNGIYNDMLGDIAHDRRMDPVKLRATLEAGPYGAEQAMQLKLVDHLGQVQDAENAALKHGDNAKLMDIDDYEKTLKPASGQTIALINGEGAIMTGKGGSGLGGNPQMLSDNVSDAFFAAAKDKNVKAIIFRLSSPGGSDTASEQIASAMKAAKLAGKPVVVSMGDYAASGGYWISAGASAIVANPSTLTGSIGVFGGKFAYGDALSRFGVDLRDISVGSPYSQAYSPAQGFTPAQRAALSGWIDQIYNGFVTHVAEGRNLPEATVRDIARGRVWTGAQAAGLHLVDKVGGFYDAVDTAKSLAHIDAGAAVKLVDYDTQTSLFGKGRQGIQMSLSGFKALSFLGWAMTDPKAEAMMNQMADERLREDGATVMAPPAYQTSGR, from the coding sequence ATGAAGCAGTTCTTTATTACCTTCTCGGCCGTGGTTCTGGCCATGCTGTTCGTGCTGGTGGGCGTGCCGGTGGCGGTGGTGTCGATGATCGCGGCAGCTTCGCATCCCAAGGTGAGCGGCGATGTCGTACTGTCGCTCGACCTGCGCCAGAAGATGACCGACCAGAGCACGCACCAGCCGCTCGACTTCCTGACCGGTGGCGGCTTATCGACGATGGATGTCGTCACCACCCTGCACAGCGCCGCCGATGATCCCCACGTCAAGGCCGTGTTCGTGCGCCTGCCCGAAGGCGGCATATCCCCCGCCGCCGCCGAAGAAATACGCGACGCCTTCGCCTATATGCGCAAGGCCAATAAGCCGGTGATCGCCCACAGCCAGGGCCTCTATCCCGATACGATGGTGGTGGCGTCTTATATGCTGGGCGCATCAGCCAGCGAATTATGGATGCAGCCGCGCGCCTCGTTTCAGGTGACGGGCATCTCGACCTCGACCATGTTTTTGAAGCGCGCCTTCGACAAGTACGGCGTCAAGGCCGAATATGAGCAGCGCTACGAATTCAAGAACGCCGTCAATCCCTATCTTTATGACAATTACACGCCCGCTCACCGCGAAGCCACGCTTGGCTGGATGAACGGCATCTATAATGACATGCTGGGCGACATCGCCCATGATCGCCGCATGGATCCGGTCAAGCTGCGCGCCACGCTCGAAGCGGGGCCCTACGGTGCCGAACAGGCCATGCAGCTCAAGCTGGTCGATCATCTCGGCCAGGTGCAGGATGCCGAGAACGCGGCGCTGAAGCATGGCGACAATGCCAAGCTGATGGACATCGATGATTATGAAAAGACGCTGAAGCCTGCCTCTGGCCAGACCATCGCCCTGATCAATGGCGAAGGCGCGATCATGACCGGCAAGGGCGGTTCGGGCCTCGGCGGCAATCCGCAAATGCTTTCCGATAATGTGTCGGATGCCTTTTTTGCCGCCGCCAAGGACAAGAATGTCAAGGCCATCATCTTCCGTTTGTCGTCGCCTGGCGGTTCCGACACGGCCTCCGAACAGATTGCCTCGGCGATGAAGGCAGCCAAGCTGGCGGGCAAGCCGGTGGTGGTGTCGATGGGTGACTATGCCGCTTCCGGCGGTTACTGGATTTCGGCGGGCGCCAGCGCCATCGTCGCCAATCCGAGCACCCTGACCGGTTCAATCGGCGTGTTTGGCGGCAAGTTCGCCTATGGCGACGCCCTGAGCCGCTTCGGCGTCGATCTGCGTGATATTTCGGTCGGCAGCCCCTACAGCCAGGCCTATAGCCCGGCACAGGGTTTCACACCGGCGCAGCGCGCCGCCCTCTCCGGCTGGATCGACCAGATCTATAATGGCTTCGTCACCCATGTCGCCGAAGGCCGTAACCTGCCGGAAGCCACGGTGCGCGACATCGCCAGGGGGCGGGTCTGGACCGGCGCTCAGGCGGCGGGCCTGCATCTGGTTGATAAGGTGGGTGGCTTCTATGATGCGGTCGATACGGCCAAGTCCCTGGCGCACATCGATGCTGGTGCCGCTGTGAAACTGGTCGATTACGACACGCAGACATCCCTTTTTGGCAAGGGCCGTCAGGGGATTCAGATGAGCCTGTCGGGCTTCAAGGCCCTGTCCTTCCTCGGTTGGGCCATGACCGATCCTAAAGCCGAAGCGATGATGAACCAGATGGCCGATGAACGCCTGCGCGAAGACGGTGCCACGGTCATGGCACCGCCCGCCTACCAGACCTCAGGCCGCTGA
- a CDS encoding rhodanese-related sulfurtransferase has product MSDHAPAPAFVIAAFYHFFDFPDFEAMQAPLLARLQDAGIKGSLLITREGVNSTLSGTRKAIDGFLGWLQDEVVGAPIRWKESYADFQPFGKARVRLKKETISLGEPVSMRRFGQYVDPADWNALIQRDDVVIVDTRNDYEVNLGTFRGAIDPDIPNFKHLPQWTHDHADALKGRKIATFCTGGIRCEKYTAWLIDQGFEEVYHLKGGILQYLEDVKPEDSLWQGECFVFDERIAVDHQLQPSRTATLCLHCDHALTAEDQAHPAYVQGQSCPHCLGAPLHAHNAPKKHPAGRTKF; this is encoded by the coding sequence ATGTCCGATCATGCTCCCGCTCCCGCATTTGTCATTGCCGCCTTTTATCATTTCTTCGATTTCCCGGATTTCGAAGCGATGCAGGCTCCGCTGCTGGCGCGTTTGCAGGATGCCGGCATCAAGGGGTCGCTACTCATCACCCGCGAAGGCGTTAACTCGACCCTGTCCGGCACGCGCAAAGCCATTGACGGCTTCCTCGGCTGGTTACAGGACGAGGTGGTGGGCGCGCCGATCCGCTGGAAGGAATCCTATGCCGACTTCCAACCCTTCGGTAAGGCGCGGGTGCGGCTGAAGAAGGAAACCATTTCGCTGGGCGAACCGGTTTCGATGCGGCGTTTCGGTCAATATGTCGATCCGGCCGACTGGAACGCCCTGATCCAGCGCGACGATGTGGTGATCGTCGATACGCGCAATGATTATGAGGTCAATCTCGGCACCTTCCGGGGCGCCATCGATCCCGACATCCCCAATTTCAAACATCTGCCGCAATGGACGCACGATCATGCCGATGCCCTGAAAGGGCGCAAGATCGCTACCTTCTGCACCGGCGGCATACGCTGCGAGAAATATACGGCCTGGCTGATCGATCAGGGCTTTGAGGAGGTTTATCACCTCAAGGGCGGCATTTTGCAGTATCTCGAAGACGTAAAGCCCGAAGACTCCCTCTGGCAGGGCGAATGCTTCGTATTCGATGAGCGCATCGCCGTTGATCATCAGCTCCAGCCCTCGCGCACAGCCACCCTGTGCCTGCACTGCGATCACGCCCTGACCGCCGAAGATCAGGCGCATCCGGCCTATGTGCAGGGTCAGTCCTGCCCGCATTGCCTCGGCGCGCCGCTCCATGCCCATAATGCGCCCAAAAAGCACCCTGCGGGCCGTACGAAATTCTGA
- a CDS encoding MEKHLA domain-containing protein, which yields MTLAQQRYARLLAKSFARLTGQLLVAGAEDLSDSALAESLFAAPQAIVSHGTQTDPVFRYANAQALSLWEMDWEAFTRLPSRLSAEARGDVQADRDALLREALGKGWVDSYSGVRISSTGRRFMIDQTVLWNVTDEDGVRHGQAAFIRNWRYL from the coding sequence TTGACCCTTGCGCAACAGCGCTATGCCCGCCTGCTGGCGAAGAGCTTCGCGCGCCTTACCGGACAGTTGCTCGTGGCTGGCGCTGAAGACCTGAGCGATTCCGCTCTCGCCGAATCGCTGTTTGCCGCACCGCAGGCCATCGTATCGCACGGCACGCAGACAGACCCTGTTTTTCGCTATGCCAATGCCCAGGCCCTGAGCCTGTGGGAGATGGACTGGGAGGCCTTTACGCGCCTGCCCTCGCGCCTCAGCGCCGAAGCGCGCGGCGATGTTCAGGCCGACCGCGACGCCCTGCTGCGTGAAGCGCTCGGCAAGGGCTGGGTTGATTCTTACAGCGGCGTGCGTATCTCCAGCACCGGCAGGCGCTTCATGATCGACCAGACCGTGTTATGGAACGTCACGGATGAAGACGGCGTGCGCCACGGACAGGCCGCCTTTATCCGCAACTGGCGCTATCTGTAA
- a CDS encoding autotransporter outer membrane beta-barrel domain-containing protein — protein sequence MRKTRFLTATALSHSLGLNLGLSLGLGLGLGVLATFAALPGIASAATTISTATTAPVATSATGDLDVNSSGSITLTSGTAITVDSDNAVILDGTLDLSKSTASVTGIAINAGHTGDLSIGGTISANSAFTATDSNSFKDSTGTLVSDGILDGPFADGIQRYGIHSLTGAAYTGDFAAAGTLLVTGDNSYGIRFENNIQGKFSYAGTLTMTGNNTRGIALDNGASDTVYLSGTLNYQGKDSQGVALNGDFGNNIIINGTYSGTGYASTGGTTGDTLANILKTPDDLYQDGALVTISGNVAHGVLLNVTPTIDSTNTSTDQDGDGITDSIETTTAKLTQYGSAPALLVGSAAQDISLGGLVYSANAVTPPSLNYGLWIRGSVTGSGVYQNVNGTGVQIGGLGHAVNIANAIGIGGSVVGQAYGGTATGLAMQSGASTPLLDISGALTGSASSAVTATTATNGTTTYSTPIPGSALALDIASGASLPTVQINVGGAITASATGSTSFATAIRDQSNTLTSIINNNFISAAITGTDDNGDGVVDTVLHRGIAIDTHTNTVGLTLVQTDTAPTDDTIAAPYIVGDILLGSGNDSITSNGGSILGNIDFGGGANSFTLTGKATYLGTATGTGTVALDVSDGNLGLAEGSMLNLSSLHVGGTSTIILTLNPDDPTNAILKDSGTAVFDNGALIDLTASKLILNPTSFTLLTASNINLGSMTTSTLDGQIPYLYHADLALNSTDTVLTANFRLKTQAEAQYSADQYAALVPILTAASQDPGAETSLLSQTNKAGFDQVYNQYFPDYSGENMLTLAQGAQALTQTLADLTLVPDNNAGQWWFQEHGFQTKREYGETAGFKATGFSFAGGRERQVYGNQMIGGYLSYTTATPLPTFAIANNNMNNSDLTLGAYWRINSNGFKGWLNAGAGYTQFDATRELLTPNVNHIAKAKWNGMSTSAGIGASYQYNIGSIGLRPEISADYYNLSEAKHSETGGGDYFDLNIAKRDGHLLTSQAVINVSYNRMFLKPELWVGWKENVSAQLPDTVANFTGGDPFTLSAGNIKGGGPVAGFRLTVDNRYSYFGLEGGYEKQDAYTNISLALRARFQF from the coding sequence ATGCGCAAAACCCGTTTTCTGACCGCAACCGCCCTTAGTCATAGCCTGGGCCTTAATCTGGGCCTTAGTCTGGGTCTGGGCCTGGGTCTGGGTGTGCTGGCCACATTTGCTGCCCTGCCAGGCATTGCCAGCGCCGCCACCACGATTTCCACGGCAACCACTGCGCCTGTCGCAACCTCGGCAACCGGCGACCTCGATGTCAATTCGTCCGGCTCCATCACCCTGACCTCCGGCACGGCTATCACGGTCGATTCGGACAATGCCGTCATTCTGGACGGCACGCTCGACCTGTCAAAATCAACCGCGTCGGTGACGGGCATTGCGATCAATGCCGGCCATACCGGCGATTTGTCGATTGGCGGCACGATCTCAGCCAACAGCGCCTTTACCGCCACCGATTCGAATTCGTTCAAGGATTCGACGGGCACACTGGTTTCTGACGGCATCCTTGACGGGCCTTTCGCCGACGGCATCCAGCGCTATGGCATCCACTCCCTGACCGGGGCGGCCTATACTGGTGATTTTGCTGCCGCCGGCACGCTGCTGGTGACGGGCGACAATAGCTACGGCATTCGTTTCGAAAACAATATTCAGGGCAAGTTTTCCTATGCCGGCACCTTGACCATGACCGGCAACAATACCCGCGGCATCGCTCTCGATAATGGTGCCAGCGATACAGTCTATTTAAGCGGCACCCTGAACTATCAGGGCAAGGACAGCCAGGGCGTCGCCTTAAACGGTGATTTTGGCAATAATATCATCATCAACGGCACCTATTCCGGTACGGGCTACGCTTCGACGGGCGGAACGACCGGCGACACCCTGGCCAATATACTTAAGACACCTGACGACCTGTATCAGGACGGCGCACTCGTCACCATTTCCGGCAATGTCGCGCATGGCGTGCTGCTGAACGTTACACCCACCATCGATTCCACCAATACCAGCACCGATCAGGACGGTGACGGCATTACTGACAGTATTGAAACAACCACCGCCAAACTCACCCAATATGGCAGCGCGCCTGCCCTGCTGGTCGGCTCGGCGGCACAGGACATCAGCCTGGGCGGCCTGGTCTATTCGGCCAACGCCGTCACACCGCCCAGCCTGAATTACGGCTTGTGGATCCGCGGTTCTGTCACCGGTTCGGGCGTTTATCAGAATGTCAATGGCACGGGCGTTCAGATCGGAGGTCTGGGCCATGCCGTCAATATCGCCAATGCCATCGGTATCGGTGGTTCCGTCGTGGGGCAGGCCTATGGCGGCACGGCGACGGGCCTGGCCATGCAAAGCGGTGCTTCCACCCCCCTGCTCGACATTTCGGGAGCTTTGACAGGTTCAGCTTCCAGCGCGGTCACCGCCACGACGGCCACCAATGGTACCACCACCTATTCCACGCCGATTCCCGGCAGCGCGCTGGCGCTCGACATCGCTTCCGGTGCCTCCCTGCCCACCGTTCAGATCAATGTCGGTGGCGCGATCACGGCTTCGGCCACCGGGTCGACCAGTTTCGCCACCGCCATTCGCGATCAGTCCAACACGCTGACCAGCATTATCAATAATAACTTTATTTCGGCGGCGATCACCGGCACCGACGATAACGGTGACGGCGTCGTCGATACAGTTCTGCACCGTGGCATCGCCATCGACACCCATACCAATACGGTGGGCCTGACACTGGTTCAGACCGATACAGCGCCTACGGACGACACCATCGCCGCACCCTATATTGTCGGCGATATCCTGCTCGGTTCGGGTAATGATTCGATCACCTCGAATGGCGGCAGCATTTTAGGCAATATCGATTTCGGCGGCGGGGCCAACAGCTTTACCCTGACCGGTAAGGCCACTTATCTCGGCACGGCGACCGGCACAGGCACCGTGGCGCTCGATGTGAGCGACGGCAATCTCGGTCTGGCGGAAGGCTCGATGCTCAACCTGAGCAGCCTGCATGTCGGGGGCACCAGCACAATCATCCTGACGCTCAATCCCGACGATCCGACCAATGCCATTCTGAAAGACAGCGGCACAGCGGTCTTCGATAATGGTGCCCTGATCGATCTGACCGCCAGCAAGCTGATCCTGAATCCGACCAGCTTCACCTTGCTGACAGCGTCGAATATCAATCTCGGTTCGATGACAACCTCGACGCTCGACGGCCAGATTCCCTATCTCTACCATGCTGATCTGGCCCTGAATTCCACCGACACCGTACTGACCGCCAATTTCCGACTGAAGACCCAGGCCGAAGCGCAATATTCCGCTGACCAGTATGCGGCGCTCGTGCCGATTCTGACCGCCGCCTCGCAAGATCCCGGTGCCGAAACCTCACTGCTCAGCCAGACCAACAAGGCCGGATTCGATCAGGTCTATAATCAGTATTTCCCCGATTATTCGGGCGAAAACATGCTGACCCTGGCGCAGGGCGCTCAGGCCCTGACGCAGACACTGGCTGATCTGACGCTTGTGCCCGACAATAATGCCGGTCAGTGGTGGTTCCAGGAACACGGCTTCCAGACCAAGCGTGAATATGGCGAAACCGCCGGCTTCAAGGCCACGGGCTTCAGCTTTGCCGGTGGCCGCGAACGGCAGGTCTATGGCAACCAGATGATCGGTGGCTATCTGTCGTACACGACGGCCACGCCCCTGCCGACCTTCGCCATCGCCAACAACAATATGAACAATTCCGATCTGACGCTCGGTGCCTACTGGCGCATCAACAGCAATGGCTTCAAAGGCTGGCTGAATGCCGGTGCCGGTTATACGCAGTTCGACGCCACGCGCGAACTGCTGACGCCGAATGTCAATCACATCGCCAAGGCCAAATGGAACGGTATGTCGACCAGTGCGGGCATCGGTGCCTCGTATCAATATAATATCGGCTCGATTGGCCTGCGCCCCGAAATCAGTGCCGACTATTATAATCTGAGTGAAGCCAAGCACAGCGAAACTGGCGGCGGCGATTATTTCGATCTGAATATCGCCAAGCGTGACGGACATCTGCTCACCTCGCAGGCTGTCATCAATGTCAGCTATAACCGCATGTTCCTGAAGCCCGAACTCTGGGTGGGCTGGAAGGAGAATGTCTCGGCGCAACTGCCCGATACAGTCGCCAACTTCACCGGCGGCGATCCGTTCACCCTGTCAGCAGGCAATATCAAGGGCGGCGGCCCCGTCGCCGGTTTCCGCCTGACGGTGGATAATCGCTACAGCTACTTCGGGCTGGAAGGCGGCTACGAAAAGCAGGACGCCTACACCAATATCAGCCTGGCCCTGCGCGCCCGGTTCCAGTTCTAG
- a CDS encoding NADH-quinone oxidoreductase subunit A gives MNAFLLHYLPIIIFLGIATVLGLGFIVAALVLAPKAPDTEKLSAYECGFNAFDSARQKFDVRFYLISILFIVFDLEASFLFPWAVSLFDLPAKGMHFAFWSMVTFLVELGLGYIYVWKKGALEWE, from the coding sequence ATGAATGCCTTTCTTCTGCATTATCTTCCCATCATCATCTTTCTCGGCATAGCGACGGTTCTCGGGCTGGGCTTTATCGTGGCGGCGCTGGTTCTGGCGCCCAAGGCTCCGGACACCGAAAAGTTGTCGGCCTATGAGTGCGGCTTTAATGCCTTCGATTCGGCCCGCCAGAAATTCGACGTGCGCTTCTATCTCATCTCTATTCTGTTTATTGTCTTCGATCTGGAAGCTTCGTTCCTGTTTCCTTGGGCGGTGTCGTTGTTCGACCTGCCCGCCAAGGGTATGCACTTTGCCTTCTGGTCGATGGTGACCTTCCTGGTCGAGCTTGGGCTTGGCTATATCTATGTGTGGAAAAAAGGAGCCCTGGAATGGGAGTAA
- a CDS encoding NADH-quinone oxidoreductase subunit C: MSIEKLQALAERASAQFKDAIVESKLEYGELTLTVARERIVEIMGKLKAEPYRFHQLIDICGADYPMRAERFDVVYHLLSLTQNIRVRVKVMTDEVVPVPSIRTVYPNADWYEREAFDMYGIAFSGQPDLRRLLTDYGFIGHPLRKDFPMTGHVEVRYDEEQKRVVYEPVKLVQEYRKFDFMSPWEGAKYVLPGDEKAGS, from the coding sequence ATGTCTATTGAAAAACTCCAGGCTCTTGCCGAGCGTGCCAGCGCACAGTTCAAAGACGCGATTGTCGAATCGAAGCTTGAATATGGCGAACTGACCCTGACCGTGGCGCGTGAACGCATCGTCGAGATCATGGGCAAGCTGAAGGCCGAACCTTACCGCTTTCATCAGCTCATTGATATTTGCGGTGCCGACTATCCGATGCGCGCCGAGCGATTCGATGTTGTCTATCATCTCCTGTCGCTGACGCAGAATATTCGTGTGCGCGTCAAGGTGATGACCGATGAAGTGGTGCCGGTGCCGTCGATTCGCACCGTCTATCCGAACGCCGACTGGTATGAGCGCGAAGCCTTCGACATGTATGGCATCGCCTTTTCGGGTCAGCCCGATTTGCGCCGTCTGCTGACCGATTACGGCTTTATCGGCCATCCTTTGCGCAAGGACTTCCCGATGACGGGCCATGTCGAGGTGCGTTACGACGAAGAACAGAAGCGTGTGGTGTATGAACCGGTGAAACTGGTTCAGGAATATCGAAAATTCGACTTCATGTCACCGTGGGAGGGCGCGAAATATGTCCTGCCCGGCGACGAGAAGGCGGGGAGCTGA
- a CDS encoding NADH-quinone oxidoreductase subunit D — protein MADDVTPQAIQGAVKAEDDRKFTINFGPQHPAAHGVLRLVLDLDGEIVERVDPHIGLLHRGTEKLMESRTYLQNVPYFDRLDYVAPMNQEHAFVLAIEKLLGLEVPKRAQYIRVLFSEIGRILSHILNVTTQAMDVGALTPPLWGFEEREKLMVFYERASGARLHANYFRPGGVHQDLTPQLIDDMVEWCREFLPKLADIETLVTENRIFKQRNVDIGVVSKEQAFDWGFTGVMLRGSNVAWDLRKSQPYECYAELEFDIALGKNGDCWDRYLCRVEEMKQAVRIMEQCLDKLKVTPGPVLSTDHKVTPPRRAEMKNSMEALIHHFKLYTEGFHTPEGEVYACVEAPKGEFGVYLVSDGTNRPYRCKIRAPGFPHLQAMDWMNRGHLLADVSAILGSLDIVFGEIDR, from the coding sequence ATGGCTGATGATGTGACGCCTCAGGCGATTCAAGGGGCCGTTAAGGCGGAAGACGATCGCAAGTTCACGATCAATTTCGGCCCGCAGCATCCGGCGGCGCACGGCGTTTTGCGCCTTGTGCTCGATCTCGACGGTGAAATCGTCGAGCGCGTCGATCCGCATATCGGGCTGCTGCATCGCGGCACCGAAAAGCTGATGGAAAGCCGCACCTATCTGCAAAACGTGCCCTATTTCGACCGCCTCGACTATGTGGCGCCGATGAATCAGGAACACGCCTTCGTGCTGGCCATTGAAAAGCTGCTCGGCCTCGAAGTGCCCAAGCGCGCGCAATATATCCGCGTGCTGTTCTCCGAAATCGGCCGCATCCTGTCGCACATCCTCAATGTCACCACCCAGGCGATGGATGTCGGCGCACTGACGCCCCCGCTCTGGGGCTTTGAAGAACGCGAAAAACTGATGGTGTTTTATGAGCGCGCCTCGGGTGCGCGTCTGCACGCCAACTATTTCCGCCCCGGCGGCGTTCACCAGGATCTGACGCCGCAACTGATCGACGACATGGTGGAATGGTGCCGCGAATTCCTGCCCAAGCTGGCCGATATTGAAACCCTCGTCACCGAGAACCGCATCTTCAAACAGCGCAATGTCGATATTGGCGTCGTGTCGAAGGAGCAGGCTTTCGACTGGGGCTTTACCGGCGTGATGCTGCGTGGCTCGAACGTCGCGTGGGACCTGCGCAAGAGCCAGCCCTATGAATGCTATGCCGAACTGGAGTTCGACATTGCGCTCGGCAAGAATGGCGATTGCTGGGATCGTTATCTGTGCCGCGTCGAAGAGATGAAGCAGGCTGTCCGGATTATGGAGCAATGCCTTGACAAGCTGAAGGTTACACCGGGGCCCGTTCTGTCAACCGACCATAAGGTGACTCCGCCGCGCCGCGCTGAAATGAAGAATTCGATGGAAGCGCTGATCCATCACTTCAAGCTCTATACCGAGGGCTTCCATACACCCGAAGGCGAGGTCTATGCCTGCGTCGAAGCGCCCAAGGGCGAGTTCGGCGTTTATCTGGTGTCCGATGGCACCAACCGGCCCTATCGCTGCAAAATCCGCGCGCCGGGCTTCCCGCACCTGCAAGCGATGGACTGGATGAACCGAGGCCATCTGCTGGCCGATGTGTCGGCCATCCTGGGCTCGCTCGACATCGTGTTCGGGGAGATCGACCGATGA